Proteins from a genomic interval of bacterium:
- a CDS encoding DUF2460 domain-containing protein yields MAYETYPIIKTGELEINADWPADVVTFEQGGSQRNLPWASARHRFKLTYGYLSEAQFAALRAFYLQHSGRFRPFWFQDYTAPNITGRTFDRGTGYRTRYKLPIDGMDSATIYVGGVATAAVVDTETGQVDFAVAPAAEAVLSFDAVNARYLVSFASDVPEFQRFKYQAWGLQVELIQEKWLGSRSIVGVFPWLPTPEEPNMQWFAIDIPYNQVTVVPAGACTEWLGILWNCGVDVALFTHPAPRPDAPLSYVMNANGAELDRIIAEGAFGSPTAGRAVRGLSRFRAIKTGLNVPITLVGSLPATVPFFPVAPAYLFRIEGARYSVFGV; encoded by the coding sequence TTGGCCTACGAGACTTATCCGATCATCAAGACCGGCGAACTGGAGATCAATGCGGACTGGCCGGCGGATGTGGTGACCTTCGAGCAGGGAGGGAGCCAACGGAATCTACCCTGGGCCTCGGCGCGGCACCGATTCAAACTGACCTACGGCTACTTGAGCGAGGCGCAGTTCGCGGCATTGCGGGCGTTCTATCTGCAGCACTCCGGGAGGTTCCGGCCATTCTGGTTTCAGGACTATACCGCGCCGAACATCACGGGCCGAACCTTCGACCGGGGGACGGGATACCGGACGCGATACAAGTTGCCGATAGACGGCATGGACTCGGCGACGATCTATGTGGGCGGCGTGGCAACGGCGGCGGTGGTGGACACCGAGACTGGCCAGGTAGATTTTGCGGTCGCGCCGGCGGCGGAAGCGGTTCTTTCCTTCGATGCGGTCAATGCCAGATACCTGGTGAGTTTTGCCAGCGATGTGCCGGAGTTCCAGCGATTCAAGTATCAGGCGTGGGGCCTACAGGTCGAGTTGATTCAGGAGAAGTGGCTGGGCAGCCGAAGCATCGTCGGGGTCTTCCCCTGGCTGCCCACCCCGGAGGAGCCAAACATGCAATGGTTTGCGATTGACATTCCGTACAATCAGGTGACGGTTGTTCCAGCCGGCGCCTGCACCGAATGGCTGGGCATCCTATGGAATTGCGGGGTTGATGTAGCGCTCTTCACCCATCCTGCTCCACGCCCGGACGCGCCTCTATCGTATGTGATGAATGCAAATGGCGCAGAATTGGACCGAATCATAGCGGAGGGGGCCTTTGGCAGTCCGACCGCAGGAAGGGCTGTTCGTGGCCTCTCGCGGTTTCGGGCAATCAAGACCGGCCTCAATGTGCCCATCACATTGGTCGGGTCGTTGCCTGCCACGGTTCCATTTTTCCCTGTGGCACCTGCGTATCTGTTTCGGATCGAAGGCGCCCGATATTCAGTCTTTGGAGTGTGA
- the terL gene encoding phage terminase large subunit, which translates to MFLQRLAQGMAQGTEENLAPEIIEARTDPAAFGRYVWGLEAAPHHRAWLDELQAGPDRLLIVAPPGHAKSTWITMIWASWLIGINPEINIILISATAEMANAFSLTIREQVTGNPKYAEVFPGCRAGKSKWGETAWTVERFDMTNKDPTIAAVGVGGPIISRRADLILIDDPIKSYDAVATRYQRDKMFSWYQRIAETRLKPSGRVVLGMTRWHRDDIARRLMDSGEWESRKYPALNGAGEPLWPEMFSAEYLEAVRRRVGSRTFACHYMGDPQEEEGAVFKEEWFDTRFVEHPELVTIGQSWDTPLKGVESGSWAVCVTGGRDKQNRLYVLDVWRGRPDAPGLARQIVSMYERWRPKWVMLEDTAAAAVLAQLGLQTEAGEVLPIVKYQPTKDKVSRANAVSPYCEGGNVYLPESASWLGDFLDELTSFPHGEYDDQVDSFTQWLNYIAGQGRLLTDAELATPSMGGLGKRSPLHGLRQAW; encoded by the coding sequence ATGTTCCTGCAGCGATTGGCCCAGGGGATGGCGCAGGGAACGGAAGAGAATCTGGCGCCGGAGATCATTGAGGCGCGGACTGACCCCGCCGCCTTCGGTCGCTATGTCTGGGGGCTGGAGGCGGCGCCGCACCACCGCGCTTGGCTGGACGAATTGCAGGCCGGGCCGGATCGCTTACTGATCGTCGCCCCGCCGGGTCACGCAAAGTCAACCTGGATTACGATGATCTGGGCATCATGGCTGATCGGCATCAACCCCGAGATCAACATCATCCTGATCTCGGCGACGGCCGAAATGGCGAATGCTTTCTCGCTGACCATTCGGGAGCAGGTGACGGGGAATCCGAAATATGCCGAGGTCTTCCCCGGTTGTCGCGCCGGCAAGTCGAAATGGGGCGAGACGGCCTGGACGGTCGAGCGGTTCGACATGACCAACAAGGACCCAACCATCGCGGCGGTCGGGGTGGGTGGGCCGATCATCTCGCGGCGCGCCGATCTGATTCTGATTGATGACCCGATCAAATCCTATGATGCGGTGGCCACTCGTTATCAGCGCGACAAGATGTTCTCCTGGTATCAGCGCATCGCCGAGACGCGGCTGAAGCCGTCCGGGAGGGTGGTGCTCGGGATGACGAGGTGGCACCGGGATGACATTGCCCGGCGGCTGATGGATTCGGGGGAATGGGAGAGCCGGAAGTATCCCGCGCTGAACGGAGCGGGTGAACCACTCTGGCCGGAGATGTTTTCGGCGGAGTATCTGGAGGCGGTTCGCCGGCGGGTTGGCTCCCGCACCTTCGCCTGCCACTACATGGGCGATCCGCAGGAAGAGGAGGGCGCGGTGTTCAAGGAAGAGTGGTTCGACACGCGGTTCGTCGAGCACCCGGAACTGGTGACGATTGGGCAGTCGTGGGATACGCCGCTCAAGGGAGTGGAGTCGGGTTCGTGGGCGGTCTGTGTGACGGGCGGGCGAGACAAGCAGAACCGGCTCTATGTCCTCGATGTCTGGCGCGGTCGGCCCGACGCGCCCGGGCTTGCGCGACAGATCGTGAGCATGTATGAGCGGTGGCGGCCCAAGTGGGTGATGCTGGAAGATACGGCCGCCGCCGCGGTCTTGGCGCAACTCGGGTTGCAGACCGAGGCGGGAGAAGTCCTGCCCATCGTCAAGTATCAGCCGACGAAGGATAAGGTCAGCCGGGCGAACGCGGTCTCGCCGTACTGCGAAGGCGGCAATGTCTACCTGCCGGAGAGCGCTTCCTGGCTGGGCGACTTTCTGGACGAGTTGACATCTTTCCCGCATGGGGAGTATGATGACCAGGTAGACAGTTTCACCCAGTGGCTCAACTACATCGCGGGACAAGGGAGGTTGCTGACAGATGCAGAACTGGCGACGCCGAGCATGGGCGGGTTGGGGAAACGCAGCCCGCTGCATGGCCTCCGGCAGGCATGGTGA
- a CDS encoding XkdF-like putative serine protease domain-containing protein has translation MPTEFPNHFEVDAGGYSADDFQDKYRTGTRSELKGIKARYSPLKTGQWKIRTYLFSKDKWKSLADCQAWVKDHQAKKAAGLGRMGGSALGPGGKCVCPKCGATIPHETGVACYEQKCPKCGELMTRESAPTEKSASATYLGKLAEKAKPFVPGWLWGRFQRSARGHAGGKASPKRTADSTITEKAALSALTDQALDALTRDELTALHSRAHRVMAELEKGEPGVGDVHVPGLTAEKVRQAHDQIAARMGKRGMIHLSKMAKPEDGKGAAVDCRTEQVAKSMGGLSAEEIGVQITNAVNPKPLTNDVTPGNSPLRYWTQEVYDDRAILGRPGGEYLSVPYTVQGSAGYWTVTVGKPVEVKRQVLYLPVTAADEITVPIAKADAEKQILYGVVMEPDVPDSQIDPKTGEGDTCSAEEIEKAAHDFLVNYRQLGLEHRTQLMKGAEIVECYLAPMDMTIGTEAVKQGSWIMAVHAANPALWEDVKKGVFNGFSIQGRSRKV, from the coding sequence ATGCCCACAGAGTTTCCTAACCACTTCGAGGTAGACGCAGGCGGATACTCCGCCGACGATTTCCAGGACAAATATCGCACCGGAACGCGGTCGGAACTGAAAGGCATCAAGGCGCGGTACAGCCCGCTCAAGACCGGCCAGTGGAAGATTCGCACTTACCTGTTCTCGAAGGACAAGTGGAAGTCGCTGGCTGACTGCCAGGCATGGGTGAAAGACCATCAGGCGAAGAAGGCTGCTGGCCTCGGTCGCATGGGTGGCTCGGCGCTAGGGCCGGGCGGTAAATGCGTTTGTCCGAAGTGCGGCGCGACCATTCCGCACGAGACCGGCGTTGCCTGCTACGAGCAGAAGTGCCCGAAGTGCGGGGAGTTGATGACGCGCGAATCGGCGCCAACGGAAAAATCCGCGTCAGCGACCTACTTGGGCAAACTCGCTGAGAAGGCGAAGCCGTTTGTGCCCGGCTGGTTGTGGGGTCGGTTCCAGCGATCCGCCCGGGGCCATGCCGGCGGTAAGGCATCACCCAAGAGAACGGCCGATTCCACCATCACCGAGAAAGCCGCGCTGTCGGCGTTGACCGATCAGGCCCTCGACGCTCTGACCCGAGACGAGTTGACCGCTCTGCACAGTCGCGCGCACCGGGTCATGGCTGAACTGGAGAAGGGCGAGCCGGGCGTTGGTGATGTTCATGTCCCCGGGCTGACTGCTGAGAAGGTACGGCAGGCGCATGACCAGATCGCGGCACGCATGGGCAAGCGCGGCATGATTCATCTTTCGAAGATGGCGAAGCCCGAAGATGGCAAAGGCGCGGCTGTGGATTGCCGCACTGAGCAGGTAGCAAAGAGCATGGGTGGGCTATCTGCCGAAGAGATAGGAGTCCAGATAACAAACGCGGTGAACCCCAAACCTCTGACCAACGATGTCACTCCTGGCAATAGCCCATTGCGGTACTGGACGCAAGAGGTCTATGACGACCGTGCGATTCTCGGCAGGCCGGGTGGAGAGTATCTGTCCGTTCCCTATACGGTCCAGGGCAGCGCGGGCTATTGGACGGTGACTGTGGGGAAACCCGTCGAAGTCAAGCGCCAGGTGCTCTATCTGCCCGTGACGGCTGCCGATGAGATCACCGTGCCCATCGCCAAGGCGGACGCCGAGAAGCAAATCCTCTATGGCGTGGTGATGGAGCCGGATGTTCCTGACAGTCAGATAGATCCCAAAACCGGCGAAGGCGACACCTGCTCCGCCGAGGAGATCGAAAAAGCGGCGCATGACTTCCTGGTCAACTATCGGCAACTCGGCCTGGAGCATCGAACCCAACTGATGAAAGGGGCGGAGATCGTCGAGTGCTACCTCGCGCCAATGGACATGACCATCGGCACCGAGGCAGTCAAGCAGGGATCATGGATCATGGCGGTGCACGCGGCGAATCCGGCGCTCTGGGAAGATGTCAAGAAGGGCGTCTTCAACGGGTTCTCAATTCAGGGGCGTTCGAGGAAGGTTTGA